A genome region from Nocardioides cynanchi includes the following:
- a CDS encoding M1 family metallopeptidase yields the protein MRRAVAAGAALVVVLSAALTGCGSSSSDTAPPTPAPTGTAVDPGTESSAALSTPRRDSVYPDVGGSGVDALSYDLGLSWDAKHVTLTGNEALTFRASATASSFRLDLAAQLEVSHVWLDGHTVAFSHPGKDLVVGAPVTSGDRHLLQLTYSGVPEPVVAPTDRPDFDTTGWTTTSDGSAWTMQEPYGAYSWYAVDDQPADKAFYDFTISSPGSMVGIANGELLSRRAVDGRTVTRWRLPEPASSYLVTIAIGHYRSTTDTGPHGLPITYWTPTGRPDLVKGLSYTPQAIAYLEGKLGRYPFPTLGVLLVPSNSAMETQSTVTLGIGDYTLSRDVLVHELAHQWYGDEVTPADWSDLWMSEGMATYLAEVNWTADHGRQSRRAILTHFKTFVGPMREQYGPPARYRPGSFGEGNVYYIPALMWDTIRQRLGDAEFWKLVAAWPRSHRLTSQSRDTLAAWWSRQSGQHLTPVFHRWLLSTVEPPYTFR from the coding sequence GTGCGGCGTGCCGTCGCGGCCGGGGCGGCCCTGGTCGTGGTCCTCTCTGCCGCCCTGACCGGATGCGGCTCGTCCTCCTCCGACACCGCACCGCCCACCCCGGCACCGACCGGGACCGCCGTGGACCCCGGCACGGAATCGTCCGCGGCGCTCAGCACACCGCGCCGGGACAGCGTCTACCCCGACGTCGGCGGGTCCGGGGTCGACGCGCTCAGCTACGACCTCGGCCTGTCGTGGGACGCGAAGCACGTGACCCTGACCGGCAACGAGGCCCTCACGTTCCGCGCGTCGGCGACGGCGTCGTCGTTCCGGCTCGACCTTGCCGCACAGCTCGAGGTCTCGCACGTGTGGCTCGACGGCCACACCGTCGCGTTCAGCCACCCGGGCAAGGACCTCGTGGTGGGGGCACCGGTGACGTCCGGTGACCGGCACCTGCTCCAGCTGACCTACTCCGGGGTGCCCGAGCCGGTGGTGGCACCGACCGACCGGCCCGACTTCGACACCACGGGCTGGACCACCACCTCCGACGGCAGCGCCTGGACCATGCAGGAGCCCTACGGCGCCTACTCCTGGTACGCCGTCGACGACCAGCCCGCCGACAAGGCGTTCTACGACTTCACGATCTCCTCGCCCGGCTCGATGGTCGGCATCGCCAACGGCGAGCTGCTGTCGCGCCGAGCCGTGGACGGCCGGACCGTCACCCGCTGGCGTCTGCCCGAGCCGGCTTCGTCGTACCTCGTGACGATCGCGATCGGGCACTACCGGTCGACCACCGACACCGGGCCGCACGGCCTGCCGATCACCTACTGGACCCCGACCGGGCGCCCCGACCTGGTGAAGGGCCTGAGCTACACCCCCCAGGCGATCGCCTACCTCGAGGGCAAGCTGGGGCGCTACCCGTTCCCCACGCTCGGGGTGCTGCTGGTGCCCTCGAACAGCGCCATGGAGACGCAGTCGACGGTGACCCTGGGCATCGGCGACTACACGCTCTCCCGCGATGTGCTGGTGCACGAGCTCGCGCACCAGTGGTACGGCGACGAGGTGACGCCCGCGGACTGGAGCGACCTGTGGATGAGCGAGGGGATGGCGACCTACCTGGCCGAGGTGAACTGGACCGCGGACCACGGGCGACAGTCCCGGCGCGCCATCCTGACCCACTTCAAGACCTTCGTCGGGCCGATGCGCGAGCAGTACGGACCGCCGGCGCGCTACCGGCCGGGCTCCTTCGGTGAGGGCAACGTCTACTACATCCCGGCGCTGATGTGGGACACGATCCGGCAGCGGCTCGGCGACGCGGAGTTCTGGAAGCTGGTCGCCGCGTGGCCGCGCTCGCACCGGCTCACCAGTCAGAGCCGCGACACCCTGGCCGCCTGGTGGAGCAGGCAGTCGGGACAGCACCTGACGCCGGTGTTCCACCGCTGGCTGCTCTCGACCGTCGAGCCGCCGTACACC
- a CDS encoding RNA polymerase sigma factor produces MTREEITPDDIDEWARLAQDGDRDALEMLLAAVRPRCLAVCRGVLPYTPDAEDACQEALINVANKIGSWRRNGRFTTWMHVVAVNSARTTYRRMKNQAISSDILPMEKPDPRTTSVIAGTRLDLLEAMETIERDHPQYVEPLILRDVYGMSYDDIAQHVGAPIGTIKAQIHHGRKLARPLLRGQD; encoded by the coding sequence ATGACGCGCGAGGAGATCACGCCGGACGACATCGACGAGTGGGCGAGGCTGGCGCAGGACGGCGACCGTGACGCGCTCGAGATGCTGCTGGCCGCGGTCCGCCCGCGCTGCCTGGCCGTGTGCCGCGGCGTTCTGCCCTACACCCCCGACGCCGAGGACGCCTGCCAGGAGGCGCTGATCAACGTCGCCAACAAGATCGGCTCGTGGCGGCGCAACGGCCGGTTCACGACCTGGATGCACGTGGTGGCCGTCAACAGCGCCCGCACGACGTACCGCCGGATGAAGAACCAGGCGATCTCCAGCGACATCCTGCCGATGGAGAAGCCGGACCCGCGCACCACCAGCGTGATCGCGGGCACCCGGCTCGACCTGCTCGAGGCGATGGAGACCATCGAGCGCGACCATCCGCAGTACGTCGAGCCGCTGATCCTGCGTGACGTCTACGGGATGTCGTACGACGACATCGCCCAGCACGTCGGCGCCCCGATCGGGACGATCAAGGCCCAGATCCACCACGGCCGCAAGCTCGCGCGGCCGCTGCTGCGCGGCCAGGACTGA
- a CDS encoding serine/threonine-protein kinase, translating to MPARLGRYAVRRRIGSGGFATVWLAYDEQLDSPVAIKVLAENWTEDSHVRQRFLEEGRYLRKVESPHVVTVYDAGSLEDDRPYLVMSYADQGTLADRLEGEGLTVGQASEVIRQVGEGLAALHKRGVLHRDIKPANVLFRTADPERDGTVVRAMVGDLGLGKALDVSSRLTMIAGTPSFVAPEQAQGEHLDARADQFSLAALTYLLLAGRPPYAHSTLAAAASPTPPAPLSTSDRPFPPEVEAVVLRGLAQDRNDRWPDVLTYVTELRHALGDEAKGSLPQRWLPVDPQLTQPGNKPSLVPDVGDLPEPVAPMRRRWPAAVLALVLLAAGGLGGFALWRQGHQQVTLTDAQGALSVTVPQSWGRDVARDGWTPPASTTTYPAVSSGDGPSWATSGQGVFVGLMPETTLPKTLPQHPLCGGIGQPDPASYRGDPAVTVTSSGCRGSDLIIERVVQVTSTELLWVQVRSDDEATARDVLGSVRTHLLF from the coding sequence ATGCCTGCCCGTCTCGGTCGCTACGCCGTGCGCCGGCGTATCGGTTCCGGTGGTTTCGCCACCGTCTGGCTCGCCTATGACGAGCAGCTCGACTCTCCGGTTGCGATCAAGGTGCTCGCCGAGAACTGGACCGAGGACAGCCACGTCCGGCAGCGCTTCCTCGAGGAGGGTCGCTACCTGCGCAAGGTCGAGTCGCCGCACGTGGTCACGGTGTACGACGCCGGGTCGCTCGAGGACGACCGCCCCTACCTGGTGATGTCGTACGCCGACCAGGGCACCCTGGCCGACCGCCTCGAGGGGGAGGGCTTGACCGTCGGCCAGGCCAGCGAGGTGATCCGGCAGGTCGGCGAGGGGCTGGCCGCCCTGCACAAGCGGGGCGTCCTGCATCGCGACATCAAGCCGGCCAACGTGCTGTTCCGCACCGCCGACCCCGAACGCGACGGCACGGTGGTGCGCGCCATGGTCGGCGACCTCGGGCTGGGCAAGGCCCTCGACGTGTCGTCGCGGCTCACCATGATCGCCGGGACGCCGTCGTTCGTCGCGCCGGAGCAGGCCCAGGGCGAGCACCTCGACGCGCGCGCCGACCAGTTCTCCCTGGCGGCCCTGACCTACCTGCTGCTGGCCGGGCGGCCGCCGTACGCCCACAGCACCCTCGCGGCGGCGGCCTCGCCGACCCCTCCCGCGCCCTTGTCCACGTCCGACCGCCCCTTTCCGCCGGAGGTCGAAGCCGTGGTGCTGCGCGGCCTGGCCCAGGACCGCAACGACCGCTGGCCCGACGTGCTCACCTACGTCACCGAGCTGCGCCATGCGCTCGGCGACGAGGCGAAGGGCTCGTTGCCCCAACGCTGGCTCCCGGTGGACCCCCAGCTCACACAGCCCGGCAACAAGCCGTCCCTCGTGCCCGACGTCGGCGACCTGCCCGAGCCGGTGGCACCGATGCGGCGACGCTGGCCGGCGGCCGTCCTCGCCCTGGTGCTCCTCGCCGCGGGCGGTCTGGGTGGCTTCGCCCTGTGGCGGCAGGGTCATCAGCAGGTCACGCTCACCGACGCGCAGGGTGCCCTGTCGGTGACGGTGCCGCAGTCGTGGGGCCGGGACGTGGCCCGCGACGGCTGGACCCCTCCCGCGAGCACGACGACCTACCCCGCCGTGTCGAGCGGGGACGGGCCGTCCTGGGCAACGTCGGGCCAGGGCGTCTTCGTGGGCCTGATGCCCGAGACCACGTTGCCCAAGACCCTCCCGCAGCACCCGCTGTGCGGCGGGATCGGCCAGCCCGACCCGGCCAGCTATCGCGGCGACCCGGCGGTCACGGTGACGTCCAGCGGCTGCCGGGGGTCGGACCTGATCATCGAGCGGGTGGTGCAGGTGACCAGCACCGAGCTGCTCTGGGTGCAGGTGCGCAGCGACGACGAGGCGACGGCGCGCGACGTGCTCGGCTCGGTGCGCACCCACCTGCTGTTCTAG
- the paaN gene encoding phenylacetic acid degradation protein PaaN: MTSAWFDKHRERLDAAVAACASREYYSAFDESPSPRVYGESAAAEGKAAFEAWLGTDFPLATPGSDGTVATERSPYGFDLAVSYPRARDTDALIRAGLSGMKAWRDAGPDARAGVCIEILDRLHARVFELANAVQHTSGQAFVMAFQAGGAHALDRALEAIAYAWVEMTRIPRTALWEKPGRGEPLRMEKTFTVVPRGVALVIGCNTFPTWNSWPGLFASLVTGNAVVVKPHPSAVLPLAITVQVCREVLAEAGFDADLVNLAAEEPADKLASSLALRPEVKLIDFTGGNAFGDWLEKNATQATVFTEKAGVNTVVLDSTSDFKAMCFNLAFSFALYTGQMCTAPQNVYLPADGIETDDGTKTPAEVAAGIGAAFEKLLGDDAKAVELLGGVVNEGVLTRLDAAGADGARGEVLVASRTVTHPSYADATVRTPAIVGLTAADADVYEAECFGPVAYLISTSGTDESIDLFRTTVQQHGAMTAAVYSTSEDVVEQMRDSALDAGVALSENLLGGVFVNQSAAFSDFHGTGANPAANASYTDGAYVASRFRVVQSRRHV; the protein is encoded by the coding sequence ATGACTTCTGCGTGGTTCGACAAGCACCGTGAGCGCCTCGACGCGGCGGTGGCCGCCTGCGCGTCGCGCGAGTACTACTCGGCCTTCGACGAGTCGCCCTCCCCGCGGGTGTACGGCGAGTCCGCGGCCGCCGAGGGCAAGGCGGCGTTCGAGGCGTGGCTGGGCACCGACTTCCCCCTCGCCACCCCGGGCAGCGACGGCACGGTGGCCACCGAGCGCTCGCCGTACGGCTTCGACCTCGCTGTGAGCTATCCGCGGGCCCGCGACACCGACGCGCTGATCCGGGCCGGCCTGTCCGGCATGAAGGCCTGGCGCGACGCCGGCCCGGACGCCCGGGCGGGGGTCTGCATCGAGATCCTGGACCGGCTGCACGCGCGGGTCTTCGAGCTGGCCAACGCCGTGCAGCACACCAGCGGCCAGGCCTTCGTGATGGCCTTCCAGGCCGGTGGCGCCCACGCGCTGGACCGCGCGCTGGAGGCGATCGCCTACGCATGGGTCGAGATGACCCGCATCCCGCGCACGGCCTTGTGGGAGAAGCCGGGGCGGGGCGAGCCGCTGCGGATGGAGAAGACGTTCACCGTGGTGCCGCGCGGCGTCGCCCTGGTGATCGGCTGCAACACCTTCCCGACCTGGAACTCCTGGCCCGGGCTCTTCGCCTCACTGGTCACCGGCAACGCGGTGGTCGTCAAGCCGCACCCCTCCGCCGTGCTGCCGCTGGCGATCACGGTGCAGGTCTGCCGGGAGGTGCTGGCCGAGGCGGGCTTCGACGCCGACCTGGTGAACCTCGCCGCCGAGGAGCCGGCCGACAAGCTGGCCTCCTCGCTGGCGCTGCGCCCCGAGGTGAAGCTGATCGACTTCACCGGCGGCAACGCCTTCGGTGACTGGCTGGAGAAGAACGCCACCCAGGCCACCGTCTTCACCGAGAAGGCCGGCGTGAACACCGTCGTGCTCGACTCCACGTCGGACTTCAAGGCGATGTGCTTCAACCTGGCGTTCTCGTTCGCCCTCTACACCGGCCAGATGTGCACCGCGCCGCAGAACGTCTACCTGCCCGCGGACGGGATCGAGACCGACGACGGCACCAAGACGCCGGCCGAGGTCGCCGCCGGCATCGGGGCCGCGTTCGAGAAGCTGCTCGGCGACGACGCCAAGGCGGTCGAGCTGCTGGGTGGCGTGGTCAACGAGGGCGTGCTGACGCGGCTCGACGCCGCGGGCGCGGACGGTGCGCGCGGCGAGGTGCTGGTCGCGTCGCGGACGGTGACCCATCCGTCGTACGCCGACGCCACGGTCCGGACCCCCGCGATCGTCGGGCTGACCGCCGCCGACGCGGACGTCTACGAGGCCGAGTGCTTCGGGCCGGTCGCCTACCTGATCTCGACCTCGGGCACCGACGAGTCGATCGACCTGTTCCGCACGACCGTGCAGCAGCACGGTGCGATGACGGCCGCGGTCTACTCGACCTCGGAGGACGTCGTCGAGCAGATGCGGGACTCCGCGCTGGACGCCGGGGTCGCCCTGAGCGAGAACCTCCTCGGCGGTGTCTTCGTCAACCAGTCCGCCGCGTTCTCCGACTTCCACGGCACCGGTGCCAACCCGGCGGCCAACGCGTCGTACACCGACGGCGCCTACGTCGCCTCACGCTTCCGCGTCGTCCAGTCGCGCCGCCACGTCTGA
- a CDS encoding amidohydrolase gives MADFVLRNVRVVQLGRGRGWVGPVDVFVEQGTVREIGHGLDHPAGIEEQDADGRWLIPGLWDHHVHLAQWTARRDRLDLAGSASPEEVVARVADHLARRPGPLVGVGHRLGTWTSEPTVAELDAVAPDVPVVLIAGDAHHGWLNSRALQALGLPDRVGVVAENEWYDAYTRIDAVAEPDVSPQAYRRTLEEAVALGVVGLVDLERGQTAADWEPRDSPLRVRVATYADGLDAVIDAGLATGAVLPGSPSTVTMGPLKIISDGSLNTRTAWCCEEYADGGAGAPNQTSAELTALLERAHAHGLEVATHAIGDRALQEALTAYDATAAAGSIEHAQLVRRDSLPQLARLGLRASVQPAHLLDDRDVTELCWPDRAGRCFAFRWMLDAGVTLALGSDAPVSPLDPWLAVAAAVHRSADERPAWHPEQALTVREALAASVDGQGSVHAGMPADLVLLDADPLAAADDTAAQAAALRAMPVAATLVGGEVVHGGL, from the coding sequence GTGGCCGACTTCGTCCTGCGCAACGTGCGCGTCGTTCAGCTCGGGCGGGGGCGGGGCTGGGTGGGGCCTGTCGACGTCTTCGTCGAGCAGGGCACGGTGCGCGAGATCGGGCACGGGCTCGACCATCCGGCCGGCATCGAGGAGCAGGACGCCGACGGTCGCTGGCTGATCCCGGGGCTCTGGGACCACCACGTGCACCTCGCCCAGTGGACGGCGCGGCGCGACCGCCTCGACCTGGCCGGCTCGGCGTCGCCCGAGGAGGTCGTCGCCCGCGTGGCCGACCACCTCGCCCGACGCCCCGGCCCGCTGGTCGGCGTCGGCCACCGGTTGGGGACGTGGACCAGCGAGCCGACGGTCGCCGAGCTCGACGCCGTCGCACCCGACGTCCCCGTGGTGCTGATCGCCGGTGACGCCCACCACGGCTGGCTGAACTCCCGCGCGCTCCAGGCCCTCGGGCTCCCCGACCGGGTGGGCGTCGTGGCCGAGAACGAGTGGTACGACGCCTACACCCGGATCGACGCGGTCGCCGAGCCCGACGTCTCCCCGCAGGCCTACCGACGCACCCTGGAGGAGGCCGTCGCGCTCGGGGTGGTCGGGCTGGTCGACCTCGAGCGCGGTCAGACGGCCGCGGACTGGGAGCCGCGGGACTCGCCGCTGCGGGTGCGGGTGGCGACCTACGCCGACGGGCTCGACGCGGTCATCGACGCCGGGCTGGCCACCGGGGCGGTGCTGCCCGGCTCGCCGTCGACGGTGACGATGGGCCCGCTGAAGATCATCTCCGACGGCTCGCTCAACACCCGCACGGCGTGGTGCTGCGAGGAGTACGCCGACGGTGGTGCCGGCGCTCCCAACCAGACCAGTGCCGAGCTGACCGCACTGCTCGAGCGGGCGCACGCGCACGGGCTCGAGGTGGCGACCCATGCGATCGGCGACCGTGCCCTCCAGGAGGCGCTCACGGCGTACGACGCGACCGCGGCCGCCGGCTCGATCGAGCACGCCCAGCTGGTCCGCCGCGACTCGCTGCCGCAGCTGGCCCGGCTCGGCCTGCGGGCCAGTGTCCAGCCGGCGCACCTCCTCGACGACCGCGACGTGACCGAGCTGTGCTGGCCGGACCGGGCCGGCCGGTGCTTCGCGTTCCGGTGGATGCTCGACGCCGGGGTGACGCTGGCGCTGGGCTCCGACGCGCCGGTCTCGCCGCTGGATCCCTGGCTGGCGGTCGCCGCCGCGGTCCACCGCAGTGCCGACGAGCGCCCGGCCTGGCATCCCGAGCAGGCGCTGACCGTGCGCGAGGCGCTGGCCGCCAGCGTCGACGGGCAGGGCAGCGTGCATGCCGGGATGCCGGCCGACCTGGTGCTGCTCGACGCCGACCCGCTCGCGGCAGCCGACGACACGGCGGCCCAGGCGGCGGCCCTCCGGGCGATGCCGGTGGCGGCCACCCTGGTCGGCGGCGAGGTCGTGCACGGCGGTCTCTGA
- a CDS encoding alpha/beta fold hydrolase: protein MSDDEQTTDEQVDNDRTEHESAEDHENEDQQTDKRDDDAGLRVVDAGGDGRPVVLIHGWPLSMASWSGQVPKLTDAGYRVVTYDRRGFGQSDPGDGYDYDKLAGDLDNVLTDLDLTDVTLVGFSMGGGEVARYIATYGEERLHSVVFASAVPPYLHRTDDNPDGPLDDDTAAQLRKGLEDDRDAFFDDFMTQFFTAGGELKVSEQQRQEALDVCRQSDPEAALACLDAFATTDFRDDLTKITVPTLVLHGDSDATVPFEGSGKRTHEAIAGSKLVVIEDGPHGINVSHTLEFNNAVRNFLDEA from the coding sequence ATGAGCGACGACGAGCAGACCACCGACGAGCAGGTCGACAACGACCGGACCGAGCACGAGTCTGCCGAGGACCACGAGAACGAGGACCAGCAGACGGACAAGCGCGACGACGACGCCGGGCTCCGCGTCGTCGACGCGGGAGGGGACGGCCGGCCGGTGGTCCTGATCCACGGATGGCCGCTGTCGATGGCGTCGTGGTCCGGGCAGGTGCCGAAGCTCACCGACGCGGGCTACCGCGTGGTGACCTACGACCGCCGTGGCTTCGGGCAGTCGGATCCCGGTGACGGCTACGACTACGACAAGCTCGCCGGCGACCTCGACAACGTCCTCACCGACCTCGACCTGACCGACGTCACGTTGGTGGGCTTCTCGATGGGTGGCGGCGAGGTCGCGCGCTACATCGCGACGTACGGCGAGGAGCGGCTGCACAGCGTGGTCTTCGCCTCGGCGGTGCCGCCGTACCTCCACAGGACCGACGACAACCCCGACGGCCCTCTCGACGACGACACGGCGGCGCAGCTGCGGAAGGGCCTCGAGGACGACCGGGACGCCTTCTTCGACGACTTCATGACGCAGTTCTTCACCGCCGGCGGCGAGCTCAAGGTCAGTGAGCAGCAGCGGCAGGAGGCGCTGGACGTGTGCCGACAGTCCGACCCGGAGGCCGCCTTGGCGTGCCTGGACGCCTTCGCCACCACCGACTTCCGCGACGACCTCACCAAGATCACCGTCCCGACGCTCGTGCTCCACGGCGACTCGGACGCGACCGTGCCGTTCGAGGGCTCGGGCAAGCGCACGCACGAGGCGATCGCGGGAAGCAAGCTGGTCGTGATCGAGGACGGGCCGCACGGCATCAACGTCAGCCACACGCTGGAGTTCAACAACGCCGTCCGCAACTTCTTGGACGAGGCGTAG
- a CDS encoding PucR family transcriptional regulator encodes MTTGDANVTRLVLDPRLIDLLRRRLPDVATHTIAAVTDEVPSYVGAFGGPMADNIENAVQMALAGFLRLAARGRTTDAGTPLSPALEGAYALGRGEARSGRSADALLSAYRVGARVAWRELAETAVEGGIPAETLASFAELVFAYIDELSAASVAGHADELETTGRARQGYLDRLALGLLRGDPADALIAAAERADWTPPKTLTAVLLPNSQVRPVLGLLDPRTLSAVGEPVPLPEGLSALLVPDAGGRARVRLLRTLSRRAAVAGPARPWLGVAASYTRAVRAVALRTGDEAYDTEEHLADLILAADADAVADLRARVLAPLATLTPASQQKLAETLRAWLLHQGRREDIAAALFVHPQTVRYRMGQLRELYGDRLDDPDTIRDLTLALA; translated from the coding sequence ATGACCACCGGCGACGCGAACGTCACCCGGCTCGTGCTCGACCCCCGGCTGATCGACCTGCTGCGGCGACGCCTGCCCGACGTCGCCACCCACACCATCGCTGCGGTCACCGACGAGGTCCCCTCCTACGTCGGCGCCTTCGGTGGCCCGATGGCCGACAACATCGAGAACGCCGTGCAGATGGCGCTGGCCGGCTTCCTCCGGCTCGCCGCTCGGGGGCGGACCACCGACGCCGGTACGCCGTTGTCCCCCGCGCTCGAGGGCGCCTACGCCCTGGGGCGCGGTGAGGCACGCAGCGGTCGCAGCGCCGACGCGCTGCTCTCGGCCTACCGGGTCGGAGCCCGGGTGGCGTGGCGCGAGCTCGCCGAGACCGCCGTCGAGGGCGGCATCCCGGCCGAGACCCTGGCGTCGTTCGCCGAGCTGGTCTTCGCCTACATCGACGAGCTGTCGGCCGCTTCGGTGGCCGGGCACGCCGACGAGCTCGAGACCACCGGCCGGGCCCGGCAGGGCTATCTCGACCGGCTGGCGCTAGGCCTCCTGCGCGGAGACCCGGCGGACGCGCTGATCGCGGCCGCCGAGCGCGCGGACTGGACGCCGCCGAAGACCCTGACCGCCGTGCTGCTCCCCAACTCCCAGGTGCGCCCGGTGCTCGGCCTGCTCGACCCGCGTACGCTGTCGGCGGTCGGCGAGCCGGTCCCCCTGCCGGAGGGGCTCAGCGCGCTGCTGGTCCCCGATGCCGGTGGCCGGGCCCGGGTCCGGCTGCTGCGCACGCTGTCGCGTCGCGCGGCGGTCGCCGGCCCGGCGCGGCCGTGGCTCGGCGTCGCGGCGTCGTACACCCGAGCCGTGCGCGCCGTGGCCCTACGCACCGGAGACGAGGCCTACGACACCGAGGAGCACCTCGCCGACCTGATCCTGGCGGCCGACGCCGACGCGGTCGCCGACCTGAGGGCCCGGGTGCTGGCGCCCCTGGCGACGCTGACACCGGCCAGCCAGCAGAAGCTCGCCGAGACGCTGCGTGCCTGGCTGCTCCACCAGGGCCGGCGCGAGGACATCGCGGCCGCGCTGTTCGTGCACCCGCAGACGGTGCGCTACCGCATGGGTCAGCTGCGCGAGCTGTACGGCGACCGCCTCGACGACCCCGACACGATCCGCGACCTCACCCTCGCCCTGGCCTGA
- a CDS encoding ferredoxin reductase: MSTSVDTPRGWRASALKIAEAATHPLVPADFLDLFAPLRTGAELRGRIESIHPETADAATLVIRPGADWAGHVPGQYVRIGIDVDGVRNWRAYSLTHGPRADGRISITVKAVPDGKVSNHIVRDSRPGTLVHLEQAAGEFVLPTPVPGQRTKLLFVTAGSGITPVIGMLRNLFPVTDAGVVRLARSAAYDITVVHVAPSHPDSIFSRDLEALDAAGCIRLVARYDDEHGILDLADLETLVPDLAERTTFGCGPGGLLDALAAHHDARGLPLYVEQFRVTTIVAGEGGTVAFDRTGALVSCDGARPILEQAEEAGVLMPSGCRMGICYQCVLPMREGVVRDLRTGELTTAVPGETPSGGVLIQTCINAAAGPCHLDH, from the coding sequence ATGAGCACCTCGGTCGACACCCCCCGTGGCTGGCGTGCCTCTGCCCTGAAGATCGCCGAGGCCGCCACCCATCCGCTGGTGCCTGCCGACTTCCTGGATCTCTTCGCCCCGCTGCGCACCGGCGCCGAGCTGCGCGGCCGGATCGAGTCGATCCATCCCGAGACCGCCGACGCCGCCACCCTGGTGATCCGCCCCGGCGCCGACTGGGCCGGGCACGTGCCCGGGCAGTACGTCCGGATCGGCATCGACGTCGACGGTGTCCGCAACTGGCGCGCCTACTCCTTGACCCACGGTCCGCGAGCCGACGGCCGGATCTCGATCACGGTCAAGGCCGTGCCCGACGGCAAGGTCAGCAACCACATCGTCCGCGACTCCCGCCCTGGCACGCTGGTCCACCTCGAGCAGGCGGCCGGCGAGTTCGTGCTGCCGACCCCGGTGCCTGGCCAGAGGACCAAGCTCCTCTTCGTCACCGCAGGCTCCGGCATCACCCCGGTGATCGGGATGCTGCGCAACCTGTTCCCGGTCACCGACGCCGGCGTGGTCCGCCTGGCCCGGAGCGCGGCGTACGACATCACCGTCGTGCACGTCGCCCCGAGCCACCCCGACTCGATCTTCAGCCGCGACCTCGAGGCGCTCGACGCCGCCGGGTGCATTCGCCTGGTCGCGCGGTACGACGACGAGCACGGCATCCTCGACCTCGCCGACCTCGAGACGCTGGTGCCCGACCTCGCCGAGCGCACGACGTTCGGCTGCGGCCCGGGTGGCCTGCTCGACGCCCTCGCGGCCCACCACGACGCCCGCGGCCTCCCGTTGTACGTCGAGCAGTTCCGCGTCACCACCATCGTCGCCGGCGAGGGTGGCACGGTCGCCTTCGACCGGACCGGTGCCCTCGTCAGCTGCGACGGTGCCCGCCCGATCCTCGAGCAGGCGGAGGAAGCCGGCGTCCTGATGCCGAGCGGCTGCCGGATGGGCATCTGCTACCAGTGCGTCCTGCCGATGCGCGAAGGGGTCGTCCGCGACCTGCGCACCGGCGAGCTCACCACCGCCGTCCCCGGGGAGACCCCCTCGGGCGGCGTCCTGATCCAGACCTGCATCAACGCGGCCGCCGGGCCGTGCCACCTCGATCACTAG